Proteins encoded within one genomic window of Manis pentadactyla isolate mManPen7 chromosome 4, mManPen7.hap1, whole genome shotgun sequence:
- the GABRD gene encoding gamma-aminobutyric acid receptor subunit delta isoform X1: MDALAWLLAPLLLLCAQQHRGTRAMSDIGDYVGSNLEISWLPNLDGLMDGYARNFRPGIGGPPVNVALAIEVASIDHISEVNMEYTMTVFLHQSWRDGRLAYNHTNETLGLDSRFVDKLWLPDTFIVNAKSAWFHDVTVENKLIRLQPDGVILYSIRITSTVACDMDLAKYPMDEQECMLHLESYGYSSEDIIYYWSENQGQIHGLDKLQLAQFTITSYRFTTELMSFKSAGQSPRLSLHFHLRRNRGVHIIQSYMPSVLLVAMSWVSFWISQAAVPARVSLGITTVLTMTTLMVSARSSLPRASAIKALDVYFWICYVFVFAALVEYAFAHFNADYRKKPKAKVKVTEQRAEMDVKNAIVLFSLSAAGVTQELAVSRRHCRAPGNLMGSYRSVEVETGETKKLGAPRAGAQGGFRALFKPIDADTIDIYARAVFPAAFAAVNVIYWAAYTL; this comes from the exons ATGGACGCGCTGGCCTGGCTGCTGGCCCCGCTCCTGCTACTCTGCGCGCAGCAGCATCGCGGTACCAG AGCCATGAGTGACATCGGGGACTATGTGGGCTCCAACCTGGAGATATCCTGGCTCCCCAACCTGGATGGCCTGATGGATGGCTATGCCCGCAACTTCCGGCCGGGCATTGGAG GCCCCCCGGTGAACGTGGCGCTCGCCATTGAGGTGGCCAGCATCGACCACATCTCGGAGGTGAACATG GAGTACACCATGACGGTGTTTCTGCACCAGAGCTGGCGGGACGGCAGGCTGGCCTATAACCACACCAACGAGACGCTGGGCCTGGACAGCCGTTTTGTGGACAAGCTCTGGCTCCCAGACACCTTCATCGTGAATGCCAAGTCCGCCTGGTTCCACGATGTGACTGTGGAGAACAAGCTTATCCGGCTGCAGCCAGACGGGGTGATCCTGTACAGCATCCG AATCACCTCCACGGTGGCCTGTGACATGGACCTGGCCAAGTACCCCATGGATGAGCAGGAGTGCATGCTGCACCTGGAGAGCT ATGGCTACTCATCCGAGGACATCATTTACTACTGGTCCGAAAACCAGGGACAGATCCATGGGCTGGATAAGCTGCAGCTGGCCCAGTTCACCATCACCAGCTACCGGTTTACCACTGAGCTGATGAGCTTCAAATCGG CCGGCCAGTCCCCCCGGCTCAGCCTGCACTTCCACCTGCGGAGGAACCGAGGCGTCCACATCATCCAGTCCTACATGCCCTCCGTCCTCCTGGTCGCCATGTCCTGGGTCTCCTTCTGGATCAGCCAGGCAGCGGTGCCCGCCAGGGTGTCTCTAG GCATCACCACGGTGCTGACCATGaccacgctgatggtcagcgccCGCTCCTCCCTCCCGCGGGCGTCGGCCATCAAAGCGCTGGACGTGTACTTCTGGATCTGCTATGTCTTTGTGTTTGCCGCACTGGTGGAATATGCCTTTGCCCACTTCAACGCTGACTACCGGAAGAAGCCAAAGGCCAAGGTCAAGGTCACAGAACAGAGAGCGGAG ATGGACGTGAAGAACGCCATTGTGCTCTTCTCCCTCTCAGCCGCTGGTGTCACCCAGGAGCTGGCCGTGTCCCGCCGGCACTGCCGAGCACCTGGGAACCTCATGGGCTCCTACAGGTCTGTGGAGGTGGAAACCGGGGAGACCAAGAAGCTGGGGGCGCCCCGCGCAGGGGCCCAGGGAGGCTTCCGCGCGCTCTTCAAACCCATTGACGCGGACACCATTGACATCTATGCCCGTGCCGTGTTCCCCGCGGCCTTTGCTGCTGTCAATGTCATCTACTGGGCGGCATACACCCTGTGA
- the GABRD gene encoding gamma-aminobutyric acid receptor subunit delta isoform X2 — protein MSDIGDYVGSNLEISWLPNLDGLMDGYARNFRPGIGGPPVNVALAIEVASIDHISEVNMEYTMTVFLHQSWRDGRLAYNHTNETLGLDSRFVDKLWLPDTFIVNAKSAWFHDVTVENKLIRLQPDGVILYSIRITSTVACDMDLAKYPMDEQECMLHLESYGYSSEDIIYYWSENQGQIHGLDKLQLAQFTITSYRFTTELMSFKSAGQSPRLSLHFHLRRNRGVHIIQSYMPSVLLVAMSWVSFWISQAAVPARVSLGITTVLTMTTLMVSARSSLPRASAIKALDVYFWICYVFVFAALVEYAFAHFNADYRKKPKAKVKVTEQRAEMDVKNAIVLFSLSAAGVTQELAVSRRHCRAPGNLMGSYRSVEVETGETKKLGAPRAGAQGGFRALFKPIDADTIDIYARAVFPAAFAAVNVIYWAAYTL, from the exons ATGAGTGACATCGGGGACTATGTGGGCTCCAACCTGGAGATATCCTGGCTCCCCAACCTGGATGGCCTGATGGATGGCTATGCCCGCAACTTCCGGCCGGGCATTGGAG GCCCCCCGGTGAACGTGGCGCTCGCCATTGAGGTGGCCAGCATCGACCACATCTCGGAGGTGAACATG GAGTACACCATGACGGTGTTTCTGCACCAGAGCTGGCGGGACGGCAGGCTGGCCTATAACCACACCAACGAGACGCTGGGCCTGGACAGCCGTTTTGTGGACAAGCTCTGGCTCCCAGACACCTTCATCGTGAATGCCAAGTCCGCCTGGTTCCACGATGTGACTGTGGAGAACAAGCTTATCCGGCTGCAGCCAGACGGGGTGATCCTGTACAGCATCCG AATCACCTCCACGGTGGCCTGTGACATGGACCTGGCCAAGTACCCCATGGATGAGCAGGAGTGCATGCTGCACCTGGAGAGCT ATGGCTACTCATCCGAGGACATCATTTACTACTGGTCCGAAAACCAGGGACAGATCCATGGGCTGGATAAGCTGCAGCTGGCCCAGTTCACCATCACCAGCTACCGGTTTACCACTGAGCTGATGAGCTTCAAATCGG CCGGCCAGTCCCCCCGGCTCAGCCTGCACTTCCACCTGCGGAGGAACCGAGGCGTCCACATCATCCAGTCCTACATGCCCTCCGTCCTCCTGGTCGCCATGTCCTGGGTCTCCTTCTGGATCAGCCAGGCAGCGGTGCCCGCCAGGGTGTCTCTAG GCATCACCACGGTGCTGACCATGaccacgctgatggtcagcgccCGCTCCTCCCTCCCGCGGGCGTCGGCCATCAAAGCGCTGGACGTGTACTTCTGGATCTGCTATGTCTTTGTGTTTGCCGCACTGGTGGAATATGCCTTTGCCCACTTCAACGCTGACTACCGGAAGAAGCCAAAGGCCAAGGTCAAGGTCACAGAACAGAGAGCGGAG ATGGACGTGAAGAACGCCATTGTGCTCTTCTCCCTCTCAGCCGCTGGTGTCACCCAGGAGCTGGCCGTGTCCCGCCGGCACTGCCGAGCACCTGGGAACCTCATGGGCTCCTACAGGTCTGTGGAGGTGGAAACCGGGGAGACCAAGAAGCTGGGGGCGCCCCGCGCAGGGGCCCAGGGAGGCTTCCGCGCGCTCTTCAAACCCATTGACGCGGACACCATTGACATCTATGCCCGTGCCGTGTTCCCCGCGGCCTTTGCTGCTGTCAATGTCATCTACTGGGCGGCATACACCCTGTGA